The DNA window GGGCGTGCTGGCCGGGCGCGCCCGCACCGTGGAGGACGAGCTCTGACCCGGACGCGGCCGCCCGCGCGCGGGGTGGGAGACTGGTCGCATGCAGCCTGTGCTCGATCCCAACCCCAAGAACGGTCAGAAGACCCTGCTGACGATCCTCGGCGCGATGCTGGGCATCACGGTGGTCATCTCGGTCATTGCGACGGTCTTCTCCCCCTGACCCCGGCCTCCCCCCCCGGCCTCGGCCGGGCGTCCTCTTCCGGTCTGCCTCCAGGCGATGGTGGGGCTAACC is part of the Streptomyces roseifaciens genome and encodes:
- a CDS encoding SGM_5486 family transporter-associated protein; translated protein: MQPVLDPNPKNGQKTLLTILGAMLGITVVISVIATVFSP